A genomic stretch from Helianthus annuus cultivar XRQ/B chromosome 1, HanXRQr2.0-SUNRISE, whole genome shotgun sequence includes:
- the LOC110868059 gene encoding sorting nexin 1 isoform X1, whose protein sequence is MITTQQRSPGGLQSPRSPSSQPPFLSVSVTDPAKMGNGVQAYISYKVITKTNLPEYQGSEKIVIRRYTDFVWLRDRLFDKYKGVFIPPLPEKSTVEKFRFSAEFIEMRRQALDTFVNRIALHHELQQSEDLRTFLEADEQTMERARSQDTGIFKKKPSDLMQIFWGVQSKVTDVVLGKEKPVEESNPEYEKFKNYIFELEDHLAEAQKHAYRLVKRHRELGQSLADFGKAIKLLGACEGDALGTAFSEVGAKSEMLSIKLQREAQHLLMNFEEPLKDYVRSVQSIKGTIAERANAFKQQCELAETIKLKEIDLNKMRLIRSEKLYDAEREYEELKGNSLEATRRFETIVRLMSEEIVRFQEQKTQDMGRAFHEFAKGQARLANAIADAWRSLLPKLESLSVS, encoded by the exons ATGATCACAACG CAGCAAAGAAGTCCTGGGGGTTTACAGAGCCCTAGATCCCCTTCTTCACAACCTCCCTTTCTATCGGTATCCGTCACTGATCCTGCTAAAATGGGCAACGGTGTTCAAGCTTATATCTCCTATAAAGTCATCACTAAG ACAAATTTACCAGAATATCAGGGCTCCGAAAAGATTGTCATTCGACGTTATACTGATTTTGTTTGGTTGCGTGATCGTCTCTTTGACAAGTATAAAGGTGTCTTCATTCCTCCGCTCCCCGAGAAGAGCACTGTAG AGAAATTTAGATTCAGTGCTGAGTTCATTGAAATGAGACGTCAAGCATTGGATACATTTGTCAATAGGATTGCGTTACATCATGAACTCCAACAAAGTGAGGACCTCAGAACCTTTTTGGAGGCTGATGAACAG ACAATGGAAAGAGCAAGGTCGCAAGATACTGGAATCTTCAAGAAGAAACCATCTGATTTAATGCAGATTTTCTGG GGTGTTCAATCTAAAGTTACCGATGTAGTTCTTGGGAAAGAAAAACCAGTGGAAGAATCAAATCCAGAATACGAGAAATTTAAAAACTATATATTCGAGCTTGAAGATCACCTAGCCGAAGCCCAAAAACACGCGTATCGTCTAGTAAAGCGACATAGAG AATTGGGGCAATCGCTAGCAGATTTCGGTAAGGCAATTAAGCTTCTCGGTGCATGTGAAGGAGATGCTCTTGGGACTGCGTTTTCTGAAGTTGGAGCAAAATCAGAGATGCTATCTATCAAACTGCAACGAGAA GCCCAACATCTCTTAATGAATTTTGAAGAACCTTTGAAAGACTATGTGCGTTCTGTGCAATCAATCAAG GGTACGATAGCAGAGAGGGCAAATGCGTTTAAGCAGCAGTGTGAATTGGCTGAAACCATAAAGCTAAAGGAAATTGATCT CAACAAAATGAGGCTAATTCGATCTGAGAAGTTGTACGATGCAGAACGTGAATATGAGGAG CTAAAAGGAAATAGTCTGGAAGCAACCAGGAGATTTGAGACGATTGTACGGTTAATGAGTGAAGAGATTGTGCGTTTTCAAGAGCAAAAGACACAAGACATGGGTCGGGCTTTTCATGAATTTGCAAAGGGCCAAGCCCGTTTAGCCAATGCTATTGCTGATGCTTGGCGAAGTCTTCTTCCAAAACTTGAGTCTCTCTCTGTCTCATAA
- the LOC110868059 gene encoding sorting nexin 1 isoform X2 → MITTQRSPGGLQSPRSPSSQPPFLSVSVTDPAKMGNGVQAYISYKVITKTNLPEYQGSEKIVIRRYTDFVWLRDRLFDKYKGVFIPPLPEKSTVEKFRFSAEFIEMRRQALDTFVNRIALHHELQQSEDLRTFLEADEQTMERARSQDTGIFKKKPSDLMQIFWGVQSKVTDVVLGKEKPVEESNPEYEKFKNYIFELEDHLAEAQKHAYRLVKRHRELGQSLADFGKAIKLLGACEGDALGTAFSEVGAKSEMLSIKLQREAQHLLMNFEEPLKDYVRSVQSIKGTIAERANAFKQQCELAETIKLKEIDLNKMRLIRSEKLYDAEREYEELKGNSLEATRRFETIVRLMSEEIVRFQEQKTQDMGRAFHEFAKGQARLANAIADAWRSLLPKLESLSVS, encoded by the exons ATGATCACAACG CAAAGAAGTCCTGGGGGTTTACAGAGCCCTAGATCCCCTTCTTCACAACCTCCCTTTCTATCGGTATCCGTCACTGATCCTGCTAAAATGGGCAACGGTGTTCAAGCTTATATCTCCTATAAAGTCATCACTAAG ACAAATTTACCAGAATATCAGGGCTCCGAAAAGATTGTCATTCGACGTTATACTGATTTTGTTTGGTTGCGTGATCGTCTCTTTGACAAGTATAAAGGTGTCTTCATTCCTCCGCTCCCCGAGAAGAGCACTGTAG AGAAATTTAGATTCAGTGCTGAGTTCATTGAAATGAGACGTCAAGCATTGGATACATTTGTCAATAGGATTGCGTTACATCATGAACTCCAACAAAGTGAGGACCTCAGAACCTTTTTGGAGGCTGATGAACAG ACAATGGAAAGAGCAAGGTCGCAAGATACTGGAATCTTCAAGAAGAAACCATCTGATTTAATGCAGATTTTCTGG GGTGTTCAATCTAAAGTTACCGATGTAGTTCTTGGGAAAGAAAAACCAGTGGAAGAATCAAATCCAGAATACGAGAAATTTAAAAACTATATATTCGAGCTTGAAGATCACCTAGCCGAAGCCCAAAAACACGCGTATCGTCTAGTAAAGCGACATAGAG AATTGGGGCAATCGCTAGCAGATTTCGGTAAGGCAATTAAGCTTCTCGGTGCATGTGAAGGAGATGCTCTTGGGACTGCGTTTTCTGAAGTTGGAGCAAAATCAGAGATGCTATCTATCAAACTGCAACGAGAA GCCCAACATCTCTTAATGAATTTTGAAGAACCTTTGAAAGACTATGTGCGTTCTGTGCAATCAATCAAG GGTACGATAGCAGAGAGGGCAAATGCGTTTAAGCAGCAGTGTGAATTGGCTGAAACCATAAAGCTAAAGGAAATTGATCT CAACAAAATGAGGCTAATTCGATCTGAGAAGTTGTACGATGCAGAACGTGAATATGAGGAG CTAAAAGGAAATAGTCTGGAAGCAACCAGGAGATTTGAGACGATTGTACGGTTAATGAGTGAAGAGATTGTGCGTTTTCAAGAGCAAAAGACACAAGACATGGGTCGGGCTTTTCATGAATTTGCAAAGGGCCAAGCCCGTTTAGCCAATGCTATTGCTGATGCTTGGCGAAGTCTTCTTCCAAAACTTGAGTCTCTCTCTGTCTCATAA
- the LOC110899970 gene encoding sorting nexin 1 produces MVRHGTTCVIATELGQSLADFGKAIKLLGACEGDALGTAFSEVGAKSEMLSIKLQREAQHLLMNFEEPLKDYVRSVQSIKGTIAERANAFKQQCELAETIKLKEIDLNKMRLIRSEKLYDAEREYEELKGNSLEATRRFETIVRLMSEEIVRFQEQKTQDMGRAFHEFAKGQARLANAIADAWRSLLPKLESLSVS; encoded by the exons atggtaagacacggaac aACTTGTGTTATTGCTACAGAATTGGGGCAATCGCTAGCAGATTTCGGTAAGGCAATTAAGCTTCTCGGTGCATGTGAAGGAGATGCTCTTGGGACTGCGTTTTCTGAAGTTGGAGCAAAATCAGAGATGCTATCTATCAAACTGCAACGAGAA GCCCAACATCTTTTAATGAATTTTGAAGAACCTTTGAAAGACTATGTGCGTTCTGTGCAATCAATCAAG GGTACGATAGCAGAGAGGGCAAATGCGTTTAAGCAGCAGTGTGAATTGGCTGAAACGATAAAGCTAAAGGAAATTGATCT CAACAAAATGAGGCTAATTCGATCTGAGAAGTTGTACGATGCAGAGCGTGAATATGAGGAG CTAAAAGGCAATAGTCTGGAAGCAACCAGGAGATTTGAGACGATTGTACGGTTAATGAGTGAAGAGATTGTGCGTTTTCAAGAGCAAAAGACACAAGACATGGGTCGGGCTTTTCATGAATTTGCAAAGGGCCAAGCCCGTTTAGCCAATGCTATTGCTGATGCTTGGCGAAGTCTTCTTCCAAAACTCGAGTCTCTCTCTGTCTCATAA
- the LOC110900136 gene encoding cyclin-dependent kinase F-4 — MDKYQKIDEVGRGLYGVVYKALNLHDGETVAIKKLYTRKYSVKDCKNIREINSLINLNNHANIVKLQEIINKQGIVFLVFEYMECSLYDRIINQTKPFSESEFRNMCFQILQGVAHIHRQGYVHRDLKPSNILVSKNAIKIGDFGFTRECSSHPPFTHNVTTPAYRALEVFLESLVYDIAVDIWAVGVIMAELFTLKPLFQGCSGADVMYKMCKVLGTPTETTWPGEIDLARKMKYQFPDGLFGYQFSTLLPNASADAVNLIASLLSWDPSMRPTAIDALQHPFFDRCYHIPRSVCHEPPIVTLSLIKVPILFRMAMERELLKKEACLRSCIVDEEKGSKEELVHMLPEYLFDYEMEKESKCRFTELAPTVVMERTHGLQSSAEILYKWLMQKKTSIIIEEIGGNPDDHTMKSETVDEIQEYVGLSREDLKYIATSRMSLGDHETNNKGTTDDGGEHLEEEQDP, encoded by the exons ATGGATAAATATCAAAAGATCGATGAAGTTGGTCGTGGATTATACGGTGTCGTCTACAAAGCATTGAATCTGCATGATGGTGAAACCGTTGCGATCAAGAAACTGTACACAAGAAAGTACTCGGTAAAAGACTGCAAGAATATTAGAGAAATCAACTCACTCATCAACCTAAACAACCATGCAAACATAGTGAAACTTCAAGAAATAATTAATAAACAAGGCATCGTATTCTTGGTATTCGAATACATGGAATGCAGCCTCTACGATCGTATAATCAACCAAACGAAACCCTTCTCAGAATCTGAGTTTCGAAACATGTGTTTTCAAATTCTTCAAGGTGTTGCACACATTCACCGTCAAGGCTACGTTCACCGTGACCTTAAACCTTCAAATATTCTTGTTTCCAAGAATGCGATAAAGATCGGTGACTTTGGTTTCACCCGCGAGTGTAGTAGTCACCCACCGTTCACCCATAATGTTACCACCCCCGCGTATCGTGCCCTGGAGGTTTTTCTTGAATCTCTGGTGTATGATATTGCGGTGGATATATGGGCTGTGGGTGTAATCATGGCGGAATTGTTTACCCTCAAACCGTTGTTTCAAGGTTGTTCTGGAGCCGATGTAATGTACAAGATGTGTAAAGTGTTGGGTACACCAACAGAAACTACATGGCCTGGTGAGATTGATCTTGCAAGGAAAATGAAGTATCAGTTTCCAGATGGGCTTTTTGGTTACCAGTTTTCTACTTTGTTGCCGAATGCAAGCGCGGATGCGGTTAATCTGATTGCTTCACTTCTTTCGTGGGACCCGTCTATGAGGCCCACAGCCATCGATGCGCTTCAGCATCCGTTTTTTGATAGGTGTTACCATATTCCGCGTTCAGTTTGTCATGAACCGCCTATTGTTACGCTGTCGTTGATCAAAGTGCCGATATTGTTTCGCATGGCGATGGAGCGTGAGTTGTTGAAGAAGGAAGCGTGTTTGAGAAGTTGCATAGTTGATGAAGAAAAGGGTTCAAAAGAAGAGTTGGTTCATATGCTCCCAGAATATTTGTTTGATTATGAGATGGAAAAG GAGTCCAAATGTAGGTTCACTGAGTTGGCACCAACGGTTGTTATGGAGCGAACGCATGGGTTGCAATCTTCTGCAGAAA TATTATATAAGTGGTTAATGCAGAAAAAAACATCGATCATCATTGAAGAAATTGGCGGAAACCCCGATGATCATACGATGAAGTCCGAAACCGTTGATGAAATCCAAGAATACGTAGGTTTAAGTAGGGAAGACTTGAAGTATATCGCGACAAGCAGGATGAGTCTCGGTGATCACGAGACCAATAATAAGGGTACTACTGATGATGGGGGGGAACACTTAGAAGAAGAACAAGACCCATGA
- the LOC110900211 gene encoding cyclin-dependent kinase F-4 encodes MECSLYDRIINQTKPFLESEIRNMCFQILQGVAHIPHQGYVHRDLKPSNLLVSKNVIKIGDFGFTSECSSHSPFTHNVTTPAYRAPEVFLESLVYDIAVDIWAMGVIMAELPSNRCFKVVLEPM; translated from the coding sequence ATGGAATGCAGCCTCTACGATCGTATAATCAACCAAACGAAACCCTTCTTAGAATCTGAGATTCGAAACATGTGTTTTCAAATTCTTCAAGGTGTTGCACACATTCCCCATCAAGGCTACGTTCACCGTGACCTTAAACCTTCAAATCTTCTTGTTTCCAAGAATGTGATAAAGATCGGTGACTTTGGTTTCACCAGCGAGTGTAGTAGTCACTCACCATTCACCCATAATGTTACAACCCCTGCGTATCGTGCCCCAGAGGTTTTTCTTGAATCTCTGGTGTATGATATTGCGGTTGATATATGGGCTATGGGTGTAATCATGGCGGAATTACCCTCAAACCGTTGTTTCAAGGTTGTTCTGGAGCCGATGTAA
- the LOC110900045 gene encoding cyclin-dependent kinase 10-like, whose translation MDKYQKIDEVGRGSYGVVYKALNLHDGETVAIRNCTQESIHSHPPLTQNVTTPAYRAPEVFLETLVYDTAVDIWAVGVILAELFTRKPLFQGCSGADVMYKMCKVLGTPTETTWPGGLDLARKMKYQFPVGLFGYQFSALLLITPILFRMAMECELLKKEACLRSCIVDEEKDSKEELVRMLPEYLFDYEMEKESKCRFTELAPTFLMGWFSERMGCNLLQKVP comes from the exons ATGGATAAATATCAAAAGATCGATGAAGTTGGTCGTGGATCATACGGTGTCGTCTACAAAGCATTGAATCTGCATGATGGTGAAACCGTTGCGATCAGAAACTGTACACAAGAAAGTATTCA TAGTCACCCACCGTTGACCCAAAATGTTACAACCCCCGCGTATCGTGCCCCAGAGGTTTTTCTTGAAACTCTGGTGTATGATACTGCGGTTGATATATGGGCTGTGGGTGTAATCCTGGCGGAATTGTTTACCCGCAAACCATTGTTTCAAGGTTGTTCTGGAGCCGATGTAATGTACAAGATGTGTAAAGTGTTGGGTACACCAACAGAAACTACATGGCCTGGTGGTCTTGATCTTGCAAGGAAAATGAAGTATCAGTTTCCTGTTGGGCTTTTTGGTTACCAGTTTTCTGCATTGTTgctgat AACGCCGATATTGTTTCGAATGGCGATGGAGTGTGAGTTGTTGAAGAAGGAAGCATGTTTGAGAAGTTGCATAGTTGATGAAGAAAAGGATTCGAAAGAAGAGCTGGTTCGTATGCTCCCAGAATATTTGTTTGATTATGAGATGGAAAAG GAGTCCAAATGTAGGTTCACTGAGTTGGCACCAACGTTTCTTATGGGGTGGTTCTCCGAACGCATGGGTTGCAATCTACTGCAGAAAGTACCTTAA